One genomic window of Sphingobacterium oryzagri includes the following:
- a CDS encoding SAM-dependent methyltransferase, whose translation MSLGTLYLIPVPLSDDAAAASYTLFHKEVINGIDEYVVENEKTARKFLKQAGLTIPQQALTLHDYGKHAREGFDYNVVFGSVMQGKDLGLMSEAGCPGVADPGADIVAEAHRRGIKVVPLVGPSSILLALMASGFSGQKFAFHGYLPIDKGDRAKKIKELELQSAREKQTQIFIETPFRNNALFDELLKLCKAETKICVACQLTAADELVQTRPVNAWKGNKIDLHKKPTIFLMFAN comes from the coding sequence ATGTCATTAGGAACTTTATATCTTATTCCCGTGCCCCTTTCGGACGATGCTGCCGCTGCTTCTTACACTTTATTTCATAAAGAAGTAATTAATGGAATTGACGAGTATGTGGTTGAAAACGAAAAAACGGCAAGGAAGTTCTTAAAACAGGCCGGACTAACGATTCCGCAACAGGCACTAACTTTGCATGACTATGGCAAGCATGCGCGAGAAGGATTTGACTATAATGTAGTTTTCGGATCCGTTATGCAGGGAAAAGATTTGGGTTTGATGTCGGAGGCGGGTTGTCCGGGCGTGGCCGATCCGGGTGCGGATATTGTTGCAGAAGCGCACAGAAGAGGTATCAAGGTGGTTCCACTCGTTGGCCCAAGTTCGATTTTGCTGGCCCTGATGGCGTCGGGCTTTAGCGGACAGAAATTTGCGTTTCATGGCTATCTTCCTATTGATAAAGGAGATCGGGCTAAGAAGATTAAAGAATTGGAGTTGCAATCGGCAAGGGAAAAGCAAACGCAGATATTTATCGAGACGCCATTTCGTAACAACGCACTTTTTGATGAATTGTTAAAGCTTTGTAAAGCGGAAACCAAAATTTGCGTAGCTTGTCAGTTGACTGCTGCAGATGAGCTGGTTCAAACGCGGCCAGTAAATGCCTGGAAAGGAAATAAAATAGATCTGCACAAGAAGCCGACGATTTTTTTAATGTTTGCTAATTAA
- a CDS encoding Nif3-like dinuclear metal center hexameric protein: MKIKELTQYLEQLAPLSYQENYDNSGLLVGHPDEEINRALISLDCTEDVVDEAIQKRCDIIISHHPIVFKGLKKLNGKNYVERVIIKAIQHNIALYAIHTNLDNVFGGVSSKIAEKLALEAHAILQPKSGLIKKLVVYVPRTHVEAVREALFQAGAGSIGHYDECSYNTVGYGTFRALEGADPAIGAVSVQERVEETKIEVVYPAVKERGILLAMYHSHPYEEVAHDIFTLENQLHTVGSGAIGNLKEPMSGREFLAYIKSKLNLNVIRHTRLLDKPISRVAVCGGAGGFLLSDAKRSGADIFITADFKYHEFFDAEDEIVIADIGHFESEQFTQELLLEVIQKKFVNFAVLLTEIETNPIKYYS; this comes from the coding sequence ATGAAGATTAAAGAACTAACGCAGTATTTAGAACAGCTTGCTCCCCTATCCTATCAGGAAAACTACGATAATTCAGGTTTGCTGGTCGGACATCCGGATGAAGAAATAAACCGCGCGCTGATATCGTTAGATTGTACAGAAGATGTGGTCGATGAGGCCATTCAAAAGCGGTGTGATATTATTATTTCGCATCATCCGATTGTGTTTAAAGGACTGAAAAAGCTGAATGGAAAAAACTACGTCGAGCGCGTAATTATCAAAGCGATACAGCATAATATCGCGCTTTATGCTATTCACACTAATTTGGATAATGTTTTTGGTGGGGTTAGCAGCAAGATTGCAGAAAAATTAGCCTTGGAAGCGCACGCTATTCTACAGCCGAAATCCGGCTTAATAAAGAAGTTGGTGGTTTATGTCCCGCGTACGCACGTAGAAGCTGTTCGCGAAGCGTTGTTTCAGGCTGGTGCGGGCAGTATCGGGCATTATGACGAGTGCAGCTATAATACGGTCGGTTACGGCACATTTAGAGCTTTGGAGGGTGCAGATCCGGCTATTGGCGCTGTTAGTGTGCAAGAGCGTGTAGAAGAAACTAAAATAGAAGTCGTGTATCCGGCAGTAAAAGAGCGCGGCATCTTATTAGCGATGTATCATTCGCATCCCTATGAAGAAGTAGCGCACGATATTTTTACCCTCGAAAACCAGTTGCATACAGTCGGTTCCGGTGCGATTGGAAACCTTAAAGAACCAATGAGCGGCCGCGAATTTTTGGCTTACATAAAAAGTAAGTTAAATTTAAATGTGATCAGGCATACGCGATTATTGGATAAACCCATCAGTCGCGTGGCTGTGTGCGGTGGTGCTGGCGGCTTCTTATTAAGTGACGCCAAGCGATCTGGAGCGGATATTTTCATTACAGCAGATTTTAAGTATCATGAATTCTTCGATGCTGAAGACGAAATCGTAATCGCAGATATCGGACATTTTGAAAGTGAACAATTTACACAAGAATTATTATTGGAAGTAATTCAGAAAAAATTTGTTAACTTTGCTGTCCTATTGACAGAAATAGAGACAAATCCTATAAAATACTACAGTTAA
- a CDS encoding zinc ribbon domain-containing protein — MEQTVEQKLKALWALQSIHTKIDKIRQVRGELPIEVADLEDEIAGLDTRIEKIRTDLDDLEDSIVKRKNMIKDAQAAIKKYEGQLNEVKNNREYDAISKEIEIQGLEIQVCEKRIREAEFEIKNKTEGYDSTLKNLDYSKGELDVKKQELETITSETQKEEDTLVEKAESATTQIEDRLLKVYSKLRNSFRNGLAVVSIERDSCSGCYNKIPPQLQSEIRQRKKIIICEHCGRIIVDEGILFEEENA; from the coding sequence ATGGAACAAACCGTAGAACAAAAATTAAAAGCATTATGGGCGTTACAGTCCATTCACACGAAAATAGATAAGATTCGCCAAGTACGTGGCGAGTTACCTATTGAGGTAGCCGATCTTGAAGACGAGATTGCGGGTCTTGACACACGAATCGAAAAAATCAGAACAGATCTAGATGATCTGGAAGATTCTATCGTGAAGCGTAAAAACATGATCAAAGATGCGCAGGCAGCGATCAAGAAATATGAGGGCCAGCTAAATGAAGTGAAAAACAACCGTGAATATGATGCTATCTCGAAAGAGATTGAAATTCAAGGTTTGGAAATTCAAGTTTGTGAAAAGCGTATCCGGGAGGCTGAGTTTGAAATTAAAAACAAAACCGAAGGCTACGATAGTACATTAAAAAACCTGGATTACAGCAAAGGCGAACTGGATGTGAAAAAACAAGAATTGGAAACAATTACTTCGGAAACACAAAAAGAGGAAGATACGCTGGTAGAAAAGGCAGAAAGTGCTACTACACAGATTGAAGATCGTTTACTGAAAGTATACAGCAAACTTCGCAACTCATTTAGAAATGGTTTGGCTGTAGTATCTATTGAGCGTGACAGCTGTTCAGGATGTTACAACAAAATCCCACCGCAATTGCAATCGGAAATCCGTCAACGCAAAAAAATCATTATTTGTGAGCACTGTGGAAGAATCATTGTAGACGAAGGCATCCTTTTCGAAGAAGAAAATGCGTAA
- a CDS encoding S41 family peptidase, whose product MNYKKSFLWQGLVYSSMLLSTAFAQQETLLLRSPSISEKHVSFVYAGDIWIADKDGTNARRLTVNPGVEQNPMFSPDGQQIAFTGNYDGNTDVYVIPIQGGAPKRVTYHPAADVLRGWLNNNEVYFTSMRDFTYSLGSRLYKSSLASESSTPLLMPEAYQGSPSPDGRYWAYIKNTDPTERDRVAFKRYRGGGMPAIWIFDTQTKAVEIIPNEKSNDVKPVWLGSKVYFLSDRDKIVNIYSYDTQSKKVEKLTNYKDYDVRTLTGNGDQLTFEYQGRVHILNTNSKKVNSLAIQVNADAMYKRPHYIDMGQDIRWFSLSPTGQRALFENRGEVFSVPKEKGDARNISNSPGTHERYPSWSPNGKYISFISDKNGKYELVLRDQMAKDEPIYIPLGQTAFYYQPTWSPDSKKLFYNDAHLNLYYVDIETKKVVLVDNDRLSSTTGRTSNHFQPSWSYDSNWIAYVKSLGNGVRTLFLYNLDTKQQTQVTDGMSAVQQPTFSRDGKYLFFTASTNTGLTNSGLHMSAYEKNVTFDVYALILSKETPSLFKNESDEEKVTEEGKTDKKKEDKKSEGKKESDDKNSKEDKKDEAEDKTKDTKIAKTKIDLDDFNSRIIALPLPSAYYSSLDGGTENMLTYSRGRSIGVYDLNKLEDKTIVENARGFELSADGKKMLYGTGGDYFIVSAAQKPAPGTGKIELKNIKQLVDPAAEWTQVFNEVWAMQKEFFYVENMHGVDWNAVKAKYAKFLPYVGHRSDLGYLLNEMMGEMVVGHNYIYPGDQPSTPAVNTGTLGADLEEANGGYKITKIYTRLDWNPSFKAPLAEPGLNIKEGEYIVAINGVTLLPGTSIYQLLENTVDKQVTLKVNSTPSLKDAREVIVKPISFSDEISLRRMDWVEGNRKKVDALSNGKIAYVYMPNTGSDGYTYFNRYYFSQMDKKALLIDERNNGGGSVADYVIDLLSRELISGWKIRDGKSFTTPGNGIYGPKAMIINENAGSGGDMMPYMFRFKGLGKLVGRTTMGILVGISGYPPLLDGGSITSPNFGVFDLNGNYIIENEGVAPDIFVEQTPKELLEGKDPQLEKTVNLLLEEMKTYPYKELKDPKDPIRVK is encoded by the coding sequence ATGAATTACAAAAAATCTTTTTTATGGCAAGGATTGGTGTATTCCAGTATGTTGCTCTCTACCGCTTTCGCGCAGCAGGAAACCCTTCTGCTAAGAAGCCCCAGTATAAGTGAAAAGCACGTCTCGTTTGTTTATGCGGGCGACATTTGGATTGCCGATAAAGACGGAACAAATGCGCGTCGGTTAACCGTAAATCCGGGCGTCGAACAAAACCCTATGTTTTCTCCCGATGGCCAGCAGATTGCGTTTACCGGAAACTACGATGGAAATACTGATGTGTACGTTATTCCTATTCAAGGCGGTGCGCCGAAACGCGTAACCTATCATCCGGCGGCAGATGTATTGCGCGGTTGGCTAAACAATAATGAAGTTTACTTTACCAGCATGCGCGACTTTACGTATTCGCTGGGTTCTCGTTTGTATAAATCCTCTTTGGCAAGCGAATCGTCGACACCTCTGTTGATGCCAGAAGCTTATCAGGGAAGTCCTTCGCCAGATGGCCGCTATTGGGCTTACATTAAAAATACGGATCCTACCGAACGCGACCGCGTAGCTTTTAAACGCTATCGTGGAGGCGGTATGCCGGCAATCTGGATTTTTGACACGCAAACCAAGGCCGTAGAAATTATTCCGAACGAGAAAAGCAACGATGTGAAACCTGTTTGGCTGGGCAGCAAGGTTTATTTTCTGTCTGACAGGGATAAGATCGTCAATATTTACAGCTACGATACGCAAAGCAAGAAGGTTGAGAAATTGACCAACTACAAGGATTATGATGTGCGGACGTTGACAGGAAATGGCGATCAGCTGACCTTTGAATACCAAGGACGAGTACATATCTTAAATACGAATTCGAAGAAAGTCAATAGTTTGGCAATTCAGGTAAACGCCGATGCTATGTACAAACGCCCACATTATATCGATATGGGGCAAGATATTCGTTGGTTTTCGTTGTCACCAACCGGCCAGCGTGCACTTTTCGAAAATCGCGGCGAAGTTTTCTCCGTACCGAAAGAAAAAGGTGATGCCCGTAATATTTCAAACTCGCCAGGCACACACGAACGTTATCCTTCCTGGTCGCCAAACGGCAAATACATCTCTTTTATCTCCGATAAAAATGGTAAATATGAGTTAGTATTGCGTGATCAAATGGCGAAAGATGAGCCAATTTATATTCCATTGGGACAAACAGCTTTTTATTACCAGCCAACGTGGTCGCCAGATAGTAAAAAATTGTTTTACAATGATGCACACTTAAATCTATATTACGTCGATATCGAAACCAAAAAGGTTGTATTAGTAGATAATGATCGTTTAAGTTCCACCACAGGAAGAACATCCAATCATTTCCAACCATCTTGGTCTTACGATTCCAACTGGATAGCGTATGTGAAGAGTTTGGGTAACGGCGTACGCACGCTCTTTTTGTATAATCTTGATACCAAGCAGCAAACACAAGTTACCGATGGGATGAGTGCCGTGCAACAGCCTACCTTTAGCCGCGATGGCAAGTACCTGTTTTTTACCGCAAGCACAAACACGGGCTTGACCAATTCAGGCTTGCACATGAGCGCTTACGAGAAGAATGTAACGTTTGACGTGTATGCATTGATTTTATCTAAAGAAACACCTTCGCTGTTTAAGAATGAAAGTGATGAAGAAAAAGTAACCGAAGAAGGTAAAACAGATAAGAAAAAAGAAGATAAAAAATCGGAAGGCAAAAAGGAAAGCGACGACAAAAATAGCAAGGAAGATAAAAAGGATGAGGCTGAAGATAAGACAAAAGATACGAAAATAGCCAAAACAAAGATCGATCTGGATGATTTTAACAGCCGTATCATCGCCTTACCATTACCTTCGGCGTATTACAGCAGCTTAGATGGCGGCACAGAGAATATGCTGACCTATTCACGCGGCCGTTCTATCGGTGTTTACGATCTGAATAAATTGGAAGATAAAACCATCGTGGAGAATGCGCGCGGATTTGAGTTGAGTGCTGATGGCAAGAAGATGCTTTATGGAACCGGTGGTGATTATTTCATCGTTAGCGCGGCTCAAAAGCCTGCACCGGGAACAGGAAAAATCGAACTAAAAAATATCAAACAATTGGTTGATCCGGCTGCCGAGTGGACGCAAGTTTTTAACGAAGTATGGGCCATGCAGAAGGAATTTTTCTATGTTGAAAATATGCACGGCGTAGACTGGAATGCCGTAAAAGCCAAATACGCTAAATTTTTACCGTATGTAGGTCACCGTTCGGATCTTGGCTACCTGTTGAATGAAATGATGGGCGAGATGGTTGTAGGGCACAACTATATCTATCCAGGCGATCAACCTTCGACGCCGGCAGTCAATACCGGAACACTCGGTGCTGATTTGGAAGAGGCAAACGGTGGATATAAAATAACCAAGATTTATACACGCCTGGATTGGAATCCTTCCTTCAAAGCGCCTTTGGCCGAGCCAGGATTAAATATCAAGGAAGGCGAATATATTGTGGCGATCAATGGCGTAACCTTGCTGCCGGGAACCAGTATTTACCAATTATTGGAAAATACGGTAGACAAACAAGTTACGTTGAAAGTAAATAGCACGCCATCTCTAAAAGATGCTAGAGAAGTGATTGTTAAGCCGATTTCATTTTCGGATGAAATTTCCTTGCGCCGTATGGATTGGGTCGAAGGAAACCGTAAAAAAGTAGATGCGCTGAGCAACGGAAAGATCGCTTATGTGTATATGCCTAATACCGGATCAGACGGTTATACTTATTTCAATCGCTACTACTTTTCACAGATGGACAAAAAAGCTTTGTTAATCGATGAACGTAATAATGGTGGTGGTTCGGTAGCCGATTATGTGATTGATTTACTTTCTCGGGAGCTCATTTCAGGTTGGAAAATCCGTGATGGCAAAAGCTTCACGACGCCCGGCAATGGTATTTATGGACCGAAAGCCATGATCATTAACGAAAATGCCGGATCAGGAGGCGATATGATGCCGTACATGTTCCGTTTTAAAGGGCTTGGTAAATTGGTTGGTCGCACGACAATGGGTATTTTAGTCGGTATATCTGGCTATCCACCGTTGTTGGATGGCGGAAGCATTACGTCACCAAACTTTGGTGTGTTTGACTTGAATGGAAATTACATTATCGAAAATGAAGGCGTAGCGCCCGATATTTTTGTCGAACAGACACCGAAAGAATTGTTGGAAGGCAAAGATCCACAACTCGAAAAAACAGTAAATCTGTTATTGGAAGAGATGAAAACCTACCCTTACAAAGAGCTTAAAGATCCAAAAGATCCGATCCGCGTAAAATAA
- a CDS encoding CPBP family intramembrane glutamic endopeptidase produces MEKMERPEANPWADLFKLFVLLLVCTLGIQILMIILAWILGKDLNDIIEVTSDAQGISYFGYLVFAAGSIGTFLLPAYFFQKRNPDRVLFPNANLTNWRLYIAPIMFFLALTPLMNLIAEWNMHMQLPESFTSVERWMRAQEDSAGEIVAQLVMTSDWSRLILNIIVIGFLPAICEEFFFRGALQDIFERIVKNRYVAVWIVAIIFSAIHFQFFGFFPRFILGLVFGYMVLWTGNIWTAVFAHFVNNSTVVLFAFYYAKQGKGYDAMMQLDTYPIITYLGSFVFSALVVLIFYRYIKKEAIWKKVG; encoded by the coding sequence ATGGAAAAAATGGAAAGGCCAGAAGCAAATCCTTGGGCGGATTTGTTTAAACTTTTTGTATTACTCTTAGTATGCACTTTGGGCATACAGATTTTGATGATTATCCTGGCTTGGATCTTGGGCAAAGATCTGAACGATATCATCGAAGTAACAAGCGATGCGCAGGGTATCAGTTATTTTGGTTACCTGGTTTTTGCGGCGGGTTCCATCGGTACATTTCTACTCCCGGCTTATTTTTTTCAAAAGCGAAATCCAGATCGTGTTCTTTTTCCGAACGCTAATTTGACCAATTGGAGATTGTACATCGCTCCTATCATGTTTTTTTTGGCTCTTACACCGTTAATGAATTTGATCGCCGAATGGAATATGCATATGCAGCTCCCGGAATCCTTTACGTCGGTAGAACGCTGGATGCGTGCACAAGAAGATAGCGCTGGAGAAATCGTTGCGCAGCTTGTGATGACCAGCGACTGGAGCCGATTGATCCTGAATATTATCGTGATTGGCTTTCTCCCTGCGATTTGTGAAGAATTTTTCTTTCGTGGTGCCTTGCAGGACATTTTTGAAAGGATCGTAAAAAATAGATACGTCGCCGTCTGGATTGTGGCGATAATTTTCAGCGCCATACACTTTCAGTTTTTCGGTTTCTTTCCACGCTTTATACTTGGGCTTGTATTTGGTTATATGGTGCTGTGGACGGGCAACATTTGGACAGCGGTATTTGCTCATTTTGTCAATAATAGTACGGTCGTGCTGTTTGCCTTTTACTATGCCAAGCAAGGCAAGGGATACGATGCGATGATGCAACTCGATACTTACCCAATAATTACGTATCTTGGCAGCTTTGTTTTTAGTGCGCTTGTCGTACTCATTTTTTATCGATACATAAAAAAAGAAGCTATATGGAAAAAGGTTGGGTAA
- a CDS encoding putative signal transducing protein, translated as MEKGWVKIATYSDELTGEMVKLLLEQQGILAVLLNKQDSSLKFGKIELFVPEEEQVNALEFIATNHSDELDEN; from the coding sequence ATGGAAAAAGGTTGGGTAAAGATAGCTACCTATTCAGACGAATTGACGGGTGAAATGGTAAAGCTGTTGCTGGAGCAGCAGGGAATATTGGCAGTGTTATTAAATAAGCAGGATTCTTCGTTAAAATTTGGTAAGATCGAACTGTTCGTACCGGAAGAAGAGCAGGTAAACGCCTTGGAATTTATTGCAACTAACCATTCGGACGAGCTCGATGAAAACTAG